A DNA window from Corvus moneduloides isolate bCorMon1 chromosome 22, bCorMon1.pri, whole genome shotgun sequence contains the following coding sequences:
- the EXOSC10 gene encoding exosome component 10, with protein MAAAAREGSPAGRAGSSGTPADTGGSSAMSALPGFDSPDAFVKYALGTVVAATKASNGLPQPGDEYDFYCSFPGFRAYCNTQGDRLLRCMSQVMQYHGCRSLMKDSSKVTGLEDKFDMLVDSNDVILERVSILLDEASGVNRNQQPVLPAGLQHPQMIVSSWNRKAGEFHKRTQSETFRLLHAKNISRPQLKFHEKIDNSNTPFVPKLFIKPNALKPLPEALTKSGRQRKERPEDLDVPAALADFIHQQRTQKTEQDMFAHPYQYELEHFSPPDGVLKKPELQMYRPIEETPCHFITKLDELVELNEKLMTCKEFALDLEHHSYRSFLGLTCLMQISTRTEDFIIDTLELRSDMNILNETFTDPAIVKVLHGADSDVEWLQRDFGLYLVNVFDTHQAARLLNLGRHSLDHLLKLYCSVDADKKYQLADWRIRPLPEEMIRYARDDTHYLLYIYDKVRESLWERGNEQPTQLQVVWQRSRDICLKKYIKPLFTDESYLDLYRRQKKHLDTQQLAAFRLLFAWRDKIARQEDESTGYVLPNHMLLKIAEELPKETQGIIACCNPVPPLVRQQINELHLLIQQAREMPLVKSEITSVFKRRAPLPNPEKLENALFGPHDSSRILTDDFQNNSALDPAPVLEDVCLFSDIERTIQDRQPESTCLVATATVSIFNECDENTGNTRILTTAQRKAQLIMESFENPFKMYLPPEENSAYVSQSAKFDPSSKIYEISNRWKLMSQAPVQKNSKNETSKTAAQQSAARVQTQKLHKKAAQNIVSVRQQAMQEQATRKRERDTSEMGAEMGVELPTQEKKRQKTPQQPEELEAPRQFTPFDYSNSNFNVFAGSSKSKESPQFDPAKQGYKGKKFAGANKLQQSGNRSMSYLMGKAERGSTHHWPKR; from the exons ATGGCGGCTGCGGCCCGTGAGGggagcccggcggggcgggcgggcagctCCGGGACGCCCGCGGACACTGGGGGAAGCAGCGCGATGTCAGCCCTGCCCGGCTTCGACAGCCCCGACGCCTTCGTTAAG TATGCTCTTGGCACAGTGGTGGCTGCAACAAAGGCATCTAATgggctcccccagcctggcGACGAGTATGATTTCTACTGCAGCTTCCCTGGCTTCCGTGCATACTGCAACACGCAGGGTGACCGCCTGCTCCGCTG CATGAGCCAGGTGATGCAGTACCATGGCTGCCGGAGCCTCATGAAAGATTCCAGCAAAGTGACAGGGCTGGAAGATAAATTTGATATGCTGGTTGACTCCAATGACGTCATTCTTGAAAGAGTG aGTATCTTATTGGACGAAGCATCAGGAGTGAACAGAAACCAGCAGCCAGTCCTGCCAGCCGGGTTACAGCACCCACAGATGATCGTTTCCAGCTGGAACCGTAAG GCAGGAGAATTCCACAAGAGAACTCAGTCTGAAACATTCCGACTGCTTCACGCCAAGAATATTTCTCGACCACAGCTTAAGTTTCATGAAAAGATTGACAATTCCAATACTCCCTTTGTACCTAAACTTTTTATCAAACCAAATGCTTTGAAGCCTTTGCCTGAAG CCCTCACAAAAAGTGGACGGCAGAGAAAGGAGCGCCCTGAGGACTTGGATGTGCCAGCTGCTTTGGCAGACTTCATACATCAGCAGAGGACGCAGAAAACTGAGCAAGACAT GTTTGCTCATCCTTACCAGTATGAACTGGAGCATTTTTCTCCACCAGATGGAGTTCTCAAGAAACCTGAACTCCAG ATGTACAGGCCCATTGAGGAAACACCCTGTCATTTTATCACCAAACTGGATGAGTTGGTAGAACTAAATGAAAAGCTTATGACTTGTAAAGAATTTGCCTTGGACTTAGAG CACCATTCCTACAGGAGCTTCCTTGGCTTGACGTGTCTGATGCAGATTTCCACCCGAACAGAAGACTTCATTATTGATACACTGGAACTGCGCAGCGACATGAACATCCTCAATGAGACCTTCACAGACCCTGCAATTGTGAAG GTCCTTCACGGTGCTGATTCAGACGTGGAATGGCTGCAAAGAGACTTTGGTCTGTACTTGGTGAATGTGTTTGATACTCACCAAGCTGCTCGCCTCCTCAATCTTGGCAGACATTCTTTGGACCACTTGCTAAAGCTGTATTGCAGTGTAGATGCTGACAAGAAGTACCAGCTGGCTGACTGGAGGATACG CCCTTTGCCAGAAGAAATGATCCGGTATGCCCGTGATGACACTCACTACTTGCTCTACATCTATGATAAAGTGAGGGAGTCACTGTGGGAGAGAGGGAACGAGCAGCCCACACAGCTGCAGGTTGTGTGGCAGCGCAGCAGGGACATCTGCCTGAAG AAATACATCAAGCCCCTCTTTACAGATGAATCCTACCTTGATCTCTACAGGAGGCAGAAAAAACATCTTGACacccagcagctggcagcattTAGGCTGCTGTTTGCATGGAGAGACAAGATAGCACGTCAAGAGGACGAGAGCACAGG ATATGTGCTACCAAATCATATGCTGTTGAAGATCGCAGAGGAGCTGCCCAA AGAAACCCAGGGTATCATTGCTTGCTGTAACCCTGTCCCACCACTTGTTCGCCAGCAGATTAATGAATTGCATCTGCTCATTCAGCAGGCCCGGGAGATGCCTCTTGTCAAG TCAGAGATTACTTCAGTATTCAAGAGGAGAGCACCTCTACCCAACCCTGAG AAGCTGGAGAATGCCCTCTTTGGACCACATGACAGTTCACGGATTCTTACGGATGATTTTCAGAATAACTCTGCCTTGG ACCCTGCACCAGTTTTGGAAGATGTTTGCCTGTTTTCAGACATTGAGAGGACAATTCAAGATCGTCAGCCAGAGTCAACATGTCTTGTTGCTACTGCCACTGTCAGCATATTCAAT gaatgtgatgaaaacacaggaaatacGAGGATTTTAACCACTGCACAGCGGAAAGCTCAGCTAATAATGGAGTCCTttgaaaatccatttaaaatg TACCTACCTCCAGAGGAGAATTCTGCCTATGTCTCACAATCTGCAAAGTTTGACCCATCATCAAAAATTTATGAA ATCAGCAATCGATGGAAGTTGATGAGTCAGGCACCAGTACAGAAGAACTCCAAGAATGAAACCAGTAAGACAGCAGCCCAGCAGTCAG CTGCCCGTGTCCAGACACAGAAGTTGCATAAAAAGGCAGCACAAAACATTGTATCTGTTCGTCAGCAAGCCATG CAGGAACAAGCTACtaggaagagggagagagacacAAGTGAAATGGGAGCAGAAATGGGAGTAGAGTTGCcaacacaagaaaagaaacggcaaaaaaccccccagcaaccagaggagctggaagcacCAAGGCAGTTTACCCCCTTTGATTACAGCAATTCCAACTTCAACGTGTTTGCAG GAAGCAGCAAATCAAAAGAGTCGCCACAGTTTGATCCTGCCAAGCAAGGTTACAAAGGCAAG AAATTTGCTGGAGCTAACAAACTTCAACAGTCTGGAAACCGGAGCATGTCCTACCTGATGGGGAAAGCTGAAAG GGGTTCAACACACCACTGGCCAAAGAGATAA
- the SRM gene encoding spermidine synthase, whose product MERGAAALIREGWFRETCRLWPGQAMSLQVEELLHHQRSRYQEILVFRSTTYGNVLVLDGVIQCTERDEFSYQEMIANLPLCSHPDPRKVLIIGGGDGGVLREVVKHPTVESVVQCEIDEDVIQVSKKYLPGMAVGYSSAKLTLHVGDGFEFMKQNQEAFDVIITDSSDPMGPAESLFKESYYQLMKTALREDGILCCQGECQWLHLDLIKEMRQFCKSLFPVVEYAYCTIPTYPSGQIGFMLCSKNPNTNFREPVQQLSQQQVEERSLKYYNSDIHRAAFVLPEFARKALSDV is encoded by the exons ATGgagcgcggcgcggcggcgcTGATCCGCGAGGGCTGGTTCCGCGAGACGTGCCGTCTATGGCCCGGCCAGGCCATGTCGCTGCAGGTGGAGGAACTCCTGCACCACCAGCGCTCCCGCTACCAGGAGATCCTCGTCTTCCGCAG CACCACGTACGGCAACGTCCTGGTCCTGGACGGTGTGATCCAGTGCACGGAGCGGGACGAGTTCTCCTACCAGGAAATGATCGCCaacctgcccctctgcagccacCCCGATCCCCGCAAG GTGCTGATCATCGGCGGCGGCGACGGGGGAGTGCTGCGAGAGGTGGTCAAACACCCGACCGTGGAGTCCGTGGTGCAGTGCGAAATCGATGAG GACGTGATCCAGGTATCTAAAAAGTACCTCCCAGGGATGGCAGTGGGGTATTCCAGTGCTAAGCTGACCTTGCATGTGGGAGATGGTTTTGAGTTCATGAAACAAAATCAAGAAGCCTTTGATGTGATTATCACAGACTCGTCTGACCCCATGG GTCCTGCAGAAAGTTTGTTTAAAGAATCTTATTACCAGCTGATGAAGACAGCCCTGCGAGAAGATGGGATTCTCTGCTGCCAAG GTGAGTGCCAGTGGCTGCACCTGGATCTCATTAAGGAGATGCGTCAGTTCTGCAAGTCTCTGTTCCCAGTTGTGGAATACGCCTATTGCACCATCCCCACATATCCCAGCGGGCAGATTGGCTTCATGCTCTGCAGCAAGAACCCG aataCAAATTTCCGGGagcctgtgcagcagctctCGCAGCAGCAAGTAGAGGAGAGGAGTCTGAAATACTACAACTCTGATATTCACCGGGCAGCATTTGTGCTGCCAGAGTTTGCACGAAAG GCCCTGAGTGATGTGTGA